The Solea senegalensis isolate Sse05_10M linkage group LG14, IFAPA_SoseM_1, whole genome shotgun sequence genomic sequence TATACCTCTGTTCTCAGATTTGTCTTGAAACTTTATATAATTCATAAAGCTCCAACTCTCTATTTGATTCGTCAGGTCAaatatagaaaacaaacaaatgaacttCCAAACCTGAACATATATGAGATTCATAATAATAAACCCTGAGTATAGATGGTCCAGTTCAAAATGGAATCTCTTAATTTGGAACTTAACTCACCTTACTGAACTGTGAACTAAATTTAAGGCAAAGCTTTTGCCAACAATGCAGTTTTTTTCACCATAAAGGACATGCTGCGTGAGTGCAATTTACCAGAgtcacagaaacataaaaccCCAAGAAGTTGCATGTAAGTGCACATGGAAAgttctttttatcatttttgagaACATTTTACAACTATttgagacaaaagaaaaaagttacaAACAGAATTGACCTGCAGTTTGcgttcattttcaaaatgttacataaataaaactcatatttataaatatctcttttttttataaacatataaatagttttttaaaacataaatacatttatgcaGGGGAAGATGAAGTACGTGAAtgtacaacagcagcaacaatatACAGCTTTGCAGTTTGTAGTTTTTACACCGTTGCCTGCAGTCTTGTCATATGCATCTGCGTTTGGACCATTCTGTGtggtatacatacatgtatatatgtatatatactgaatatttattatatatatttatatgaggGTTTTGTAGCACTGTCTTCTCAGTCTTTGCTAATGCTGGTCGTGTTGACTTTCGTACCGAAAATCCGTCCCTTGGTTGAAttctactttgttttttgtttttttccccccagcatTTGAGAACAAATTGAACCATTTGTTGTCCACAACTATTGTCCAGAAATCTagggaaaagagaaggaaaagggGGAAAGGTAATGTTAGACTGGGctgtaataaaacaacatgaacataattcagtttttaattttgtctgCTCAGCCTCTCATCCATCTGAGAATCTCCAAAGATTAGTGCAAAATGTTTCCCCCTGATTTTTCACCCCCAGACAAACACATGTAGACCAAAGTCTGTCACATCAATGGAGTTGACTAACGAAAAATGCACTCACACTCATTGAAGtttacacacaaaatcacacTCCCCCCCATCAGGATTTTACTGTTTCTCACGACCACAAAAAAAGGCCTTGAGCGTCAGGACTAACTGTGCGTCACCTACAGCTTCCTCGTTACTTTATGCATCCCACAGTCtctttgttggtttttgttgaGATCACTTGGATAAAGACAACCAAGTTTCCCAGAAAGGCCCTGGCCCTCCACGGGGTGCTGTGTTTTCAAGTGTGCGtaaatgtgtgtgggtttgcCTGTCCACTTCCTCCCTCTGACTCTCCCTGTCTTCTGTCTTTAATGTGATGTATCCTTGCAGTTTCCTATATGAAGCAGATGGGTCCATTCATGATGATGACGTGTAATAATACGATCCACTGGGCTGTTTCCCATACATCAATTCCAGTGGAGTCTAAGTGGGATTTCCAGCTGTCTTAAAGGGGGTTCCTGTCCAAGGAGgaccccacccccctcctccctaCCCATCCCAGCCCTGATTGATCTAATCATATAAACTCTTAGGATAATGtggtgtcagtcagtcagacagacagctgaGGTCAATGACATTAATGTCCTGCTCTGCTTAATGTGAATTCTTTAATCAAGCTGACCTTTCACCCATGACTGTAAGGATCCAACCATATATGGTCATCACCTGCTGAACTGTACAGTGGTAACACTATAAAGTCTAaactctcttttattttctaaatcacTTCTGACTACAagtgtttcttctcttttccttccCCCCTCTGCCATCCATTCTTCTACGTCATCCTCACACATTTGCTCCACAATGATCGCGATCTGAACTCACCATCACAGCGCTGCTCCAGCCCTAGCAGCCCATGCCGCTGATGGTCCCTATCCTGTCCATCTTGTGTCCGAAGCAGCCACTCCGCGACGTGGAGCTACCTTTCTTGCTCCCCGATTTGTGTCTCCTCGGTGCGGGTTGGTCGTTAAGCAGGCGAGCCCACATCCCCCTGGCGCGAGTGTCTAAGCGTAAATCTCGCAGTAACCGTAACCGAGAGCGCACAGCATCCAAccgcctctccctctcctccgaCTCCAGAAACTCCGCCAGCTCCTCGCCCAGCAAACTTCTAAGAGACTGGAACACAGATGGGAgacaattcattaaaaaaaagcagggcAGTCGGCGGTGCGCAGATCATCGCGTGTCGTGTTCGAGCTGAACAGTTTGTGAAGTTTTGATATTTACGCGCGCGCATCAGTCAAATGATTGGAAAATAACCACACGAACTCACTCTCGTCATGATGTTTATTcggtttaaatgtgaaaatacatcCTTAACTTTTTTCCAGTAATGAGATCGGGCTCTCACTGTCACTACGTGTATAAATCATCTGTCTTCATGAAAGAGCCACAGTAAGACAGGTGTCTGTCCGCTCTTTCCCCTGGTGTGACCGCGATGGCATCTGGTCATATAAGTCCAATTAcaactgttttgcttttttttttaaatgcatagCTTTTTCTTAAGCATCTGTGTCGATTCTAAGGTTTACCTTTAGCtcgttttatttgattttgacGCTCACTTGAACAAATTAATTCCAAAACCCCCCCAAAATAAACAGACTAAATGAAATCTGATGTAGTTCGTCTactgtatgttgtccaaaactaATTGTAATACTTTTCACTTAAAAGGGCTTGGATCTGGTTTTCCCCCTGGAGAGTCTGCCTGGATGAAACATCACTAAAACACCGTGTTTGGATAAATGAGTTTGTAAGTTTTACATTAAGGGagtggaaataataataaaaaggtgaattatGACGCGTAAAACCAACACTCCTGTGCGTCGGAGCCACAGAACAGTGAATGTGAagcttcagggttttttttcaattttaaggATAAAAAAACGACTCATTCTTACCTTCTGCTGCGCCTGAGATAAAGGTTTTGCCCCCATCCTTACTGAAAGCAGGGTGACCATAAGTCCACAAGCTACCAAATATGATAGGTTCATTCTGACAGGTCTTGTATTCTCTAAGTGATTCCTTTGCGCTGAAGTTCAGAAAGAGGGACGGTCACAGCAGCCAATCAGTCAGCTGTTAAACACAGAAGGCTTCAGTCCGTCCTTTACTCCAAAGCTTTTCAAGTGCTCCTCTAACTGAGTATTAGTCCTCGCCGCTTTATAGCCAGCCCATAGTGATGTCATGACAACCTGCGTAATGGTCCTCCTTCCTCGCCAACTGCCTGTTTTCTCTACCTGCTTCTGAGCACGTCATGCTAGGGTTTAATTAAATGATACAAGCTTCGGTCATCGAGGCTTTGGAGGGAGCTATCAGAAggcgtcgtgtgtgtgttttttttaattttcaacttTCAGACCTTTGGCTGAGACGCAGCGGCTGAAATCGAAGGTGGTTTCAAAGGCTGCGCGTTAAGAGCTGAAGAGCGACTTTGGCAGAGGAATGACTTCAGGGATGCCAACCGAAAGCCCTGCGAAACATCTTAACAAGACTAACACTCTGCTGGGCGAGTGAGAACGACATGTTTCCCTGATAGTGAAAATTCAAATTGTGCAGCTGGAATGATATAATTTGACGTATTTTCAAAGATTTACTGTGGTCAAATGATGTCAGTGTCCTAATCTCAATCCTTCATTGAGCACACCTCAAAGCAATGACATTtaacatacatatacaatacatgATTTTTGCCCCAAAGTTAAAGAAATGTGAGATTTTACTTTTCTACATGAGACAACATGACtttccaaaaacattttaaactgtttgGAAACCAGTGCCAGACTTAAGCCCAAAGATATGACACTGTACAGTTATGTGAATTTATTATGGCCTCAAAAATATTCCCACTaggcaacaaaacacaacaaattgGACTATTCTCCTCGGctgagtgctgtgtgtgtgtctgtgcatctATCCGGCCAGACACctgccacacacagagagagggttGGTTTAGACTCACTTGGTGATGAGGTTGTCTGTGTTATaacttcacacagaaacagaaacactacaaaaacacttcaatcttaaaaataataaaaataaaaatgactcatGCAGCGTTTGTCCCGAAGATCTTTTGCATCAATATTCCTATGCAAAGTCAGGTCCAGAACAGAGCTTCCTGAAATATTCTGGTGCAGAGACAACAATCTGAGAGAGATTTCTTCGAGGGCAAAAGACTAAAGACCtgaagtgtctgtgtgttttgaaaatgacGTTTAATTTAAACGTAATGGGTGAAACAATTAAAGTAATAAGGACCCTAAATATCGGTTGACACAGTGTTGACCCAGACAGTCATTCTGAATTATGGAAGCCAAGAATTGTGTTAATCTGAGGCATTAATATCTTAGGAGATATAATATAtcactctactctactctattCTATTGGAATGATCCCACTTCACAGCTTCCCAGCTTCTACCCTAAGGAGCAAGGTTGTAAAAAGGTgctataataattatattaaactTTTGCACATGACTGAACTGTTGTCAGGAGATTGACACCTCACTGAAGAAGTTATCAGTGACATCCCACTCACCCCACTGACAGACATGCTTTCACTCGTCTGGAGGAAATGATGCAGACTTGcagcagtcttttttttttgttgcagcgTGCAGCAGGGACTgtgttggcgtgtgtgtgtgtgtgtgtgtgtgtgtgtgtgtgtcgctcctgcagagcagagctgcagtgtCAGGCAGCACCGTCTGTTTTGGAACACAGAGTGGCAGTATTCGCTGTGCTGAGAAGTGAATACCCCCTCATAGTCGCATGTTTACTGGATCAATTCCATCCAGTCAAAAAACAAGTCATTGTTTACGGCAGACAAAGAGTGCACGGAGAACCTGATGAGGTTCCATGTCGAGcaaatgtggtgtgtgtgtgatgatgaaagGGAACCAACAAGTCCCTCGTTTTCTGTGGCAAGTGTCTTATCATTTGAGTTCAACCCGGCCTTAAAGCTCAAAGATGTTTGTTGAATTATTACTATAACAAAGATCATCATTCTTCTGTCCTTCTTCACAGAACTGTacgctgctctctgtctctggatGTATGCCAGAGCATGATTGATCGGGACATTTATTGTAATGCTACAGCTCACACTAACTGACATTTTCATGAAATATAGTGGAAAAGAGTTTAACAGCAGACAcaattttatcttttctttccGTTTCATTTCACAGGAACTGGCCAATATCTGACAGCTCAATAGATCTAAGAGTTCTAGGCAATTTCTGTTTGATATTAATTCGGCTTGGACTTCTTGTTGGAGTGTGtgttctttctgttttcttaaacCTTCTTAAACGTTTTAGTTCTTTGTGTCTGGCTCTTTGTTCTGCtctcttgtgttttgttaatttcctcttttattttgtagttctttCTAGTGTGTTTACCTTGTTTAGTTTCACTTTCTTGTCCATGCTCCCCGTGTTCCCATGTACAtctgtatttgtcttttatctCTTACAGTCGGGCACTGGACAGTTCAGTTGGCAGAGCCGGCACCCTGTGGGGCAAAGGGGCCATCGAGTCTGCGGTCCTCTGCCACATGTCTTCTGCATTTTCATACTTCTCTATTCTATTTTACAATGACCTTATC encodes the following:
- the nppc gene encoding C-type natriuretic peptide yields the protein MNLSYLVACGLMVTLLSVRMGAKPLSQAQQKSLRSLLGEELAEFLESEERERRLDAVRSRLRLLRDLRLDTRARGMWARLLNDQPAPRRHKSGSKKGSSTSRSGCFGHKMDRIGTISGMGC